In Procambarus clarkii isolate CNS0578487 chromosome 13, FALCON_Pclarkii_2.0, whole genome shotgun sequence, the following are encoded in one genomic region:
- the LOC123757322 gene encoding uncharacterized protein: MREPTPVINIHMNSAWIIQLFDGPPVIQREDHGCLSATQCTPGHVSVTQCTPGHVSVTQCTPGHVSVTQCTPGHVSATQCTPGHVSATQCTPGHVSATQCTPGHVSVTQCTPGHVSVTQCTPGHVSVTQCTPGHVSVTQCTPGHVSVTQCTPGHVSVTQCTPGHVSVTQCTPGHVSVTQCTPGHVSVTQCTPGLVSVTQCTPGHVSATQCTPGHVSVTQCTPGHVSVTQCTPGHVSVTQCTPGHVSVTQCTPGHVSVTQCTPGHVSVTQCTPGHVSVTQCTPGHVSVTQCTPGHVSVTQCTPGHVSVTQCTPGHVSVTQCTPGHVSVTQCTPGHVSVTQCTPGHVSVTQCTPGHVSVTQCTPGHVSVTQCTPGHVSVTQCTPGHVSVTQCTPGHVSVTQCTPGHVSVTQCTPGHVSVTQCTPGHVSVTQCTPGHVSVTQCTPGHVSVTQCTPGHVSVTQCTPGHVSVTQCTPGHVSVTQCTPGHVSVTQCTPGHVSVTQCTPGHVSVTQCTPGHVSVTQCTPGHVSVTQCTPGHVSVTQCTPGHVSVTQCTPGHVSVTQCTPGHVSVTQCTPGHVSVTQCTPGHVSVTQCTPGHVSVTQCTPGHVSVTQCTPGHVTLLT, translated from the exons ATGCGGGAACCGACACCTGTAATCAACATCCACATGAATTCAGCATGGATCATACAGCTGTTTGATGGTCCTCCAGTGATccagagggaagat CATGGCTGTCTTAGTGCAACACAGTGTACCCCTGGACACGTCAGTGTAACACAGTGTACCCCTGGACACGTCAGTGTAACACAGTGTACCCCTGGACACGTCAGTGTAACACAGTGTACCCCTGGACACGTCAGTGCAACACAGTGTACCCCTGGACACGTCAGTGCAACACAGTGTACCCCTGGACACGTCAGTGCAACACAGTGTACCCCTGGACACGTCAGTGTAACACAGTGTACCCCTGGACACGTCAGTGTAACACAGTGTACCCCTGGACACGTCAGTGTAACACAGTGTACCCCTGGACACGTCAGTGTAACACAGTGTACCCCTGGACACGTCAGTGTAACACAGTGTACCCCTGGACACGTCAGTGTAACACAGTGTACCCCTGGACACGTCAGTGTAACACAGTGTACCCCTGGACACGTCAGTGTAACACAGTGTACCCCTGGACACGTCAGTGTAACACAGTGTACCCCTGGACTCGTCAGTGTAACACAGTGTACCCCTGGACACGTCAGTGCAACACAGTGTACCCCTGGACACGTCAGTGTAACACAGTGTACCCCTGGACACGTCAGTGTAACACAGTGTACCCCTGGACACGTCAGTGTAACACAGTGTACCCCTGGACACGTCAGTGTAACACAGTGTACCCCTGGACACGTCAGTGTAACACAGTGTACCCCTGGACACGTCAGTGTAACACAGTGTACCCCTGGACACGTCAGTGTAACACAGTGTACCCCTGGACACGTCAGTGTAACACAGTGTACCCCTGGACACGTCAGTGTAACACAGTGTACCCCTGGACACGTCAGTGTAACACAGTGTACCCCTGGACACGTCAGTGTAACACAGTGTACCCCTGGACACGTCAGTGTAACACAGTGTACCCCTGGACACGTCAGTGTAACACAGTGTACCCCTGGACACGTCAGTGTAACACAGTGTACCCCTGGACACGTCAGTGTAACACAGTGTACCCCTGGACACGTCAGTGTAACACAGTGTACCCCTGGACACGTCAGTGTAACACAGTGTACCCCTGGACACGTCAGTGTAACACAGTGTACCCCTGGACACGTCAGTGTAACACAGTGTACCCCTGGACACGTCAGTGTAACACAGTGTACCCCTGGACACGTCAGTGTAACACAGTGTACCCCTGGACACGTCAGTGTAACACAGTGTACCCCTGGACACGTCAGTGTAACACAGTGTACCCCTGGACACGTCAGTGTAACACAGTGTACCCCTGGACACGTCAGTGTAACACAGTGTACCCCTGGACACGTCAGTGTAACACAGTGTACCCCTGGACACGTCAGTGTAACACAGTGTACCCCTGGACACGTCAGTGTAACACAGTGTACCCCTGGACACGTCAGTGTAACACAGTGTACCCCTGGACACGTCAGTGTAACACAGTGTACCCCTGGACACGTCAGTGTAACACAGTGTACCCCTGGACACGTCAGTGTAACACAGTGTACCCCTGGACACGTCAGTGTAACACAGTGTACCCCTGGACACGTCAGTGTAACACAGTGTACCCCTGGACACGTCAGTGTAACACAGTGTACCCCTGGACACGTCAGTGTAACACAGTGTACCCCTGGACACGTCAGTGTAACACAGTGTACCCCTGGACACGTCAGTGTAACACAGTGTACCCCTGGACACGTCAGTGTAACACAGTGTACCCCTGGACACGTCAGTGTAACACAGTGTACCCCTGGACACGTCACACTGCTGACGTAA
- the LOC123757321 gene encoding serine-rich adhesin for platelets-like: MGQSGHRSVWSPVSLVTGQSGHRSVWPPVSLATGQSGHGSVWPPVSLVTGQSGHRSVWSPVSLVTGQSGQRSVWPAVSLATGQSGHGSVWPPVSLVTGQSGHRSVWSPVSLVTGQSGHRSVWPPVSLATGQSGHGSVWPPVSLVTGQSGHRSVWSRVSLATGQSGHRSVWPPVSLATGQSGHRSVLSPVSLATGQSGHRSVLSPVSLATGQSGHRSVLSPVSLVTGQSGHRSVLSPVSLVTGQSGHRLVTGQSGHRSVWPPVSLATGQSGHRSVLSPVSLVTGQCCHRSVWSPVSLATGQSGHRSVWPPVSLVTGQCCHRSVWSPVSLVTGQSGHRSVLSPVSLATGQSGHRSVLSPVSLATGQSGHRSVWSPVSVVTGQCCHRSVLSPVSLVTGQSGHRSVLSPVSLVTGQSGHRSVWSPVSVVTGQSGHRSVLSPVSVVTGQSGHRSVWSPVSLATGQSGHRSVLSPVSLVTGQSGHRSVWSPVSLVTGQSGHRSVWPPVSLATGQSGHRSVWSPVSLVTGQSGHRSVWSPVSLATGQSGHRSVWAPVSLATGQSGHRSVWSPVSLATGQSGHRSVWPPVSLAAGQSGRRSVWPPVSLAAGQSGHRSVWSPVSLVTGQSGHRSVWPPVSLGTGQSGHRSVWAPVSLVTGQSGHRSVWSPVSLVTGQSGHRSVWSPVSLATGQSGHWSVWAPVTWELERRVSQSSSQELGSEAVWAPHYS; encoded by the exons CTGGCCACCGGTCAGTCTGGTCACGGGTCAGTCTGGCCACCGGTCAGTCTGGTCACGGGTCAGTCTGGTCACCGGTCAGTCTGGTCACCGGTCAGTCTGGTCACGGGTCAGTCTGGCCAGCGGTCAGTCTGGCCAGCGGTCAGTCTGGCCACCGGTCAGTCTGGTCACGGGTCAGTCTGGCCACCGGTCAGTCTGGTCACGGGTCAGTCTGGCCACCGGTCAGTCTGGTCACCGGTCAGTCTGGTCACCGGTCAGTCTGGTCACCGGTCAGTCTGGCCACCGGTCAGTCTGGCCACCGGTCAGTCTGGCCACGGGTCAGTCTGGCCACCGGTCAGTCTGGTCACGGGTCAGTCTGGTCACCGGTCAGTCTGGTCACGGGTCAGTCTGGCCACCGGTCAGTCTGGCCACCGGTCAGTCTGGCCACCGGTCAGTCTGGCCACCGGTCAGTCTGGCCaccggtcagtgttgtcaccggtCAGTCTGGCCACCGGTCAGTCTGGCCaccggtcagtgttgtcaccggtCAGTCTGGCCACCGGTCAGTCTGGCCaccggtcagtgttgtcaccggtCAGTCTGGTCACCGGTCAGTCTGGTCaccggtcagtgttgtcaccggtCAGTCTGGTCACCGGTCAGTCTGGCCACCG TCTGGTCACCGGTCAGTCTGGTCACCGGTCAGTCTGGCCACCGGTCAGTCTGGCCACCGGTCAGTCTGGCCaccggtcagtgttgtcaccggtCAGTCTGGTCaccggtcagtgttgtcaccggtCAGTCTGGTCACCGGTCAGTCTGGCCACCGGTCAGTCTGGCCACCGGTCAGTCTGGCCACCGGTCAGTCTGGTCaccggtcagtgttgtcaccggtCAGTCTGGTCACCGGTCAGTCTGGTCACCGGTCAGTCTGGCCaccggtcagtgttgtcaccggtCAGTCTGGCCACCGGTCAGTCTGGTCaccggtcagtgttgtcaccggtCAGTCTGGCCACCGGTCAGTCTGGCCACCGGTCAGTCTGGTCaccggtcagtgttgtcaccggtcagtgttgtcaccggtcagtgttgtcaccggtCAGTCTGGTCACCGGTCAGTCTGGTCaccggtcagtgttgtcaccggtCAGTCTGGTCACCGGTCAGTCTGGTCACCGGTCAGTCTGGTCaccggtcagtgttgtcaccggtCAGTCTGGTCaccggtcagtgttgtcaccggtcagtgttgtcaccggtCAGTCTGGTCACCGGTCAGTCTGGTCACCGGTCAGTCTGGCCACCGGTCAGTCTGGTCaccggtcagtgttgtcaccggtCAGTCTGGTCACCGGTCAGTCTGGTCACCGGTCAGTCTGGTCACCGGTCAGTCTGGTCACCGGTCAGTCTGGTCACCGGTCAGTCTGGCCACCGGTCAGTCTGGCCACCGGTCAGTCTGGGCACCGGTCAGTCTGGTCACCGGTCAGTCTGGTCACCGGTCAGTCTGGTCACCGGTCAGTCTGGTCACCGGTTAGTCTGGCCACCGGTCAGTCTGGTCACCGGTCAGTCTGGGCACCGGTCAGTCTGGCCACCGGTCAGTCTGGTCACCGGTCAGTCTGGTCACCGGTCAGTCTGGCCACCGGTCAGTCTGGCCACCGGTCAGTCTGGCCGCCGGTCAGTCTGGCCGCCGGTCAGTCTGGCCGCCGGTCAGTCTGGCCGCCGGTCAGTCTGGCCGCCGGTCAGTCTGGCCACCGGTCAGTCTGGTCACCGGTCAGTCTGGTCACCGGTCAGTCTGGCCACCGGTCAGTCTGGCCACCGGTCAGTCTGGGCACCGGTCAGTCTGGGCACCGGTCAGTCTGGGCACCGGTCAGTCTGGTCACCGGTCAGTCTGGCCACCGGTCAGTCTGGTCACCGGTCAGTCTGGTCACCGGTCAGTCTGGTCACCGGTCAGTCTGGTCACCGGTCAGTCTGGCCACCGGTCAGTCTGGCCACTGGTCAGTCTGGGCACCG GTAACTTGGGAGCTTGAGAGACGTGTGTCACAGAGCTCTTCACAGGAGCTTGGCTCAGAGGCAGTCTGGGCTCCACATTACAGCTAA